In Gigantopelta aegis isolate Gae_Host chromosome 2, Gae_host_genome, whole genome shotgun sequence, the sequence attcatactgtaaagatttcaataatttctttttacatggtatttgacttgccatatacaactgctcttaaatatggtattatatataagcaacctgaactaagattttaatagcaatttatttttatattaaaaatagcatgtgccaatagtgggttaatgtctttagtttccattaacattgttaattttttatgtatgaaattctgaaaactcaaatttgtaaagaagttgatttttattgttattttgacatatttatagggtgctaagttatattttagacaaatttgtagttttatgcaaaatttaaagtaaattttaagaaaaacttcaccaaaaacataattaaatttgttgtcactattgtgccttctgttcttatttgtacataacaataaggttgttaaacatatacttagatctccagataattttttttttttttaataatcacttagttagctctcatgaaaagcattttgagtttatactagattcagaaccaatttttttcagatctgattatctgccttggattaagttgataatttattttattgttaaagctgtattacctaatgttactagctaaataaaatgctggattacagattgtaggaatacatctaatgtacatattgtattcatccggattagaaaataatgcaagaaaatagatgttcgggtaattttgtcatttaaaaatagtttttttcagtaattaatcaaaaataaatgtgttaaagctgcatgattattccagatattacaactattaaaacctccaactacagtaggctataaataaaatatagtcaggaatattggtggctgccaatagttttgatggttcattatgaaaatcagcatggccgatggatttgaaattcgcacacctggtaacttgaagacacccacacccagcatacaggatttcctcccaacactaatgttcaggacattaagtcattacttcatacaggtacagtcatgtttgtgtttccttcctcagatagtgtatttttttaatactgatatttctttgatgtgcctgttaaggtcttcataatctaggggtcaatcaagtgcatgtgttttaatggaatttttaaaggggtagaggtactctgactatctttgttgtctctatatatatacctgagtacacacacccaactgaaagtaaatatcttcaggagttttattttaaaacattttgttgtttaatatgacatattgcatttgtacaaaactatatgcaatatatatgctttttgaggtgtacattatattaggttgcactgtagaaacaacagtttcagtgaggttgtcagttgatgtcagaatacaccagatcctggttgtcataaagacacatagctggacactttttgaaaaatgtatgttatcagtataggtagtactaaaccaaataacttccggctgggtcaaagtgcgaggtgcaccgaacttttgatagagaagtgaacaccacaagtcctgtgattggttataaatgtgagtgtgttggttgtaaaaaataatagtttcatctgggtaaaaaaaaagtgcaattttatttcatctagtaccaatgtgtcaagtagccttgtgcttgaaacatgtatggggtacctgtaaaaaaaagtactcgaattttgtgcgaaactagggtagtcatagacgctacccgttatctcagaaacgagcagcttgacccccatttttttctgattcactttaagtgtaaggggtggtagtatttatatccgtggcgtttatgtcggttgatacgttgcaggttggagttttagccacatatgttactattgtcgtctatgggatttgatttggtagtatacaccctaataAGACCCCAAATGTTGTTTTTCCTACAGAAAAAAGTTTCTAGAAACTTACTAGTATTTCACTGTAAGTGATGTTACTTAAATCTAAATACTTTGTTTACAGTGAATTTGTGGTATGGATTTTTAGTTCATGCTAATTGTTCAATGGATCTGTGTAGTTTCAAATGACATCACTGGTGGggtaatttattttcaatggaTTTGTGATATTGGTTTGGGTTATTTTGTGGAGATAACACTAATAGCTAAATAGACCTGGTTGGGGGGGTAACACTAATTGCTAAATACATCAGTGTGTATTTTCATAATAGTTGTGTCTCTTAAAGGGGGGgtggacaattaaggcatttggcctggtaccatcccagtgaatatgccctctggcaagctggtggttacgtaatacctaaacatatcacgtcaggaattagtcttcgaattgaagaaacaaaacatacctgatttttgcgaatgCATCGCAAAGTTCtgttagtgatttccctagaaatttggcaaggcgtggtagaccaaacactattggggcattttcaccattttcggggcacttgtttttcattacaaatacacaaaaattaattgaattaaaacattaatgtaatttatgtgcttgctttaataaatgaatggcaaaagatataaaaggcatattttattaattaataataccttttggggtgttttataaaggtgattttagaattaattagtgaaaaaggcttgtttaatctcacggcagcatggtgctgattaaggcaagatggtgctaaactattgaggcatggtgctgcaccatgctaaaccaagctagggaaaacactgtctgtaataatagccatcccagtaagcctgcaacaagtatatattatttttcaatacaaaataaaccaccattgtcaaagtgttgaaataactgaattatgttttgtacataaataaacccatgtgctgaaataataatcggagtgttttcttggttaattggtcttttctttccgtgacatgtacctgtggttcctgattggcaggtgtatatttagatgaTCCCTAGACATTgtatctagacacactaaaaagacgtgcctcttttattaagatcacagggtattgtgtgataaccacgcagacacccctcaaatcgtaatggacattatcagccatcctgctttattactgtaagtaattctctAAAAACCTTGATTacgtagactttcccatctaaaatcacaaaactgaccactTACgttgtcccaaagaaaagaaaagtatcacttgggtatcgtgagtggtcgtttttgctcgaacgtaccctaccaataggcctaatatgcatttttttctctggatttaaaaaaaaagaaaaatactataactccattttattctattaatgcaaattaaaatatgtttagttaaatagtttattatgcTATCAAgtcattatgttgttttacaagtcaggttgatgaaagcgaagcaccttgtcataaattagagcatttgtttacactgtgcatagaggagatggatggagctgatgtcacttcggaccaagctataccaccagacgtcacaaaaacgaaacaaaatggctgcccccagttagcaggaataatcatgtttttttattaactctaaaattatgtgtttttcatttattaaggtgtcagtatgtgttggtggtccgggtatgcatctttccaacacataaggctcttgtttgagttgactctACCTgtaacaaaatgacatcattgctCAAGTTTACAATGAATTTGTAGTATGTTTTGAGAGTGGAATGAAAGCCATGATTTATATAGATGTGCTTTTTCTTTGTCACAATGAAATCATGTTTGACCAATAAAAGATGAAATATcatctattttattgttacacatagttttatttgatggttttgttttcatttgatcTTTTTGCAGGGTAAAAGTGGGCTGTTCTCACTTCTTCCCGAACCCGTCCACGCTGCTAAGAAGGAGTCGAACCGCATTCTCATCCCTCACACACTTTCCAAGAAACCTCAACAGAAACCGGACACTGTCCTCCCGCCCGTTCCTCAAGCCAAGCCTGAGGTGAAGGAAGTCATCACCGACGCACCGGTTACAGCAGCAGCTACTTCAACGGCTCCACACAAATACACCACACAGTTTCAGGCTATCACAGGTTATTACTCAGACAGTGATGATGAGGAAGACGAGGAGGAAGGGTCAAGTGGAAACTTCTTTTCTCTTGCTTCAAAATCTGTAAGGTCTGGTCCAGTGGCTTCCGACAGACTTCCTTCTTTGGCGTCTGCCAGTGAAGAATCATGTGTAGTCAGTGGTACAGACAATTCAACGAAAGACTCTGTTCAGGAGGCAGTGACTGAATCAAACGTGGTTCCTTTGCAAGGTAACAcaattgatgatgatgaactCGGTAAAGCTGGGGAATCTGGTGTGACCTTGACCTCCACCTCCACAGATCCTGATGGACCACTAGACTTTAAGCCCTCAGTGAACCAAGACGCCCCTCTCAGCTTCAAGTCGTCACTGAATGCTCCAGTGGCCTACGGGTTGGCAGGGCCGTTCAGGGCCAAACCTGGACCAGCGTATTATAGCATGCATGAAACCACATTGTCACAAGAATTACCAAGCGCCACCTATGGGCAGTCACATGATCAGGTATTttagtttaataaaaacaattgactacatttattttaatttgacgaGGGGGAAATTCATGTACTGATTGAAagtttgttggaaaataactagATTTTTGGCGTttttgaactttaatttgtataatttggGGAAACGTTTTCTCAATCAGAGCTAGCACTAAGCTGCTGTTGTacatgaaagtaaaaaaaaattacttcagaattatttttaaactaattttgtacaactaagttttgtatttattggtTTTATCACCTATATTTCTAGACTGATAATCGGCACCATTCCACACCATTCCTCAAAGGCTATGCCATTTTGGAGTAAATAattcccaatctgaatgtaaataattcaaattttttattagtgcatgtattattttaaaatgtgaaaatgtcaCAAAGACCCATTCCCTCATTCATAACATTTCATAATGCAAAATAGGTATATTAGTTtgaataaatacacatacatatcagaggtggggaaaaataaaattgtcaatcggtcccacgtgatgtcatcactaccggggggggggggggggtgcaagaaaggaataaaaataaaaattataaaatcatttaaaaggcCTGCGATATTTGCCAGATAGTGTTTTTCAAAAATCATAGTGgcgtttgtatatttttatctttaatcttgaacgcgaaacgataaacaccaaaatatgaatgaaaaaaatgtttgatcacatcagtgaaaaaaatacccaaattgtatatattttacataatggaataaataatattaaaaaaagaataaaagttatgaatataACTCCCATATAAGTTTTTTAAAGTAGGAGTATttagtactgtgtcctgaaaaatAATCAACGATGACACTGTTCGAGAGCCAGAGCTAgcacattaaaacaattaataacgcTATCGCTGATTGGATgacatttgacctctactggctctagagATAGCCAGTGTAGCTATTCTGCTCTCActcccactttttttttttttttaaagtcctttataattattaggTACACTACATTggacagtcaacaataaatacatttatagattatttcagtatgtttgtatttcacaaaagcctcttgcctCGGACTCAGAGACTCGATCTGACACAGGTCAGTACACAGACGTTGATTGTAAACTCTGGGTCTTTTATTTTAACTGGAGTGTAATACCTCGATAGTATTCTCACcgagaatggtgttattgttaacgtctgtttaatctcGTGACCAGCTCTGcggctttgacaaatgtctagcctaatGGCAGTGGATTGATACTACTGTGAGTTACTGTAGGTCCAACTTTAAAAACACAGACGTCTAAAACACCAGTCATATTgatcactatttatttatttattactattttaattcATGCACAAGATtccgatgtctgggcaggccgaTCCAATTGACTAATAGGAATtagttccaataatagaaatggacaggtgttTCAGACCGACAAAAAgtacaaaagtgggaccggcaaacacatgtttaaaaaaaaaaaattcggtcCAAGAGCAGGGAAAAAAGTGCTTTTCCTCACCCCTGGTACATATATGAACTTAGCTTAataagatgtttttaaaatgaaacttaCAATTCCCCCTaaaaaatgtgtaaaataatgCTAAAACTCCCAAAATTAAAGCCGTGGACATGAAGTcaaattttagaattaaaaccCTATCTTGGCACATTATAAGATAAATAtcatttaaaactttattactGCATGATTCAGTCATAAGaagacaaatacattttttgatTTCTgcgttaattttgttttccaggAAGAAGCCAGTGAGTTGAATCAGAAAGAGATTGCTCAATATATGGAGGATGAACAGGTCAGTCCAGTAGTGTAGTGTAGTTTAGTCttacagtggtaaagcgcttgcatGATGAACATttggtctggaatcgatcccagttggtgggcctattgggttatttctcgttccagctagtccaccacaactggtatatcaaaggccatgtatgtgctaccctgtctgtggaatggtgcatataaagattccttgctactaatggaaaaatatagcaggtttcctttctaagactaaatgtcaaaattaccaaatgtcggacatcaatagccgatgactaataaatcagtgtactctagtggtgtcgttaaacaaacttcaactttcactttttagtcccctactgtTCCAACCAGACAGGACTATAGATTTCATCTTTGTCCgtatgtctgtccgtccatccatctgtcccacatatagatTTCTGGATGTTATTTTCAACAGGGCcttgagatactgagctgaaattttgtgtatagctttatcatgtacttttacagatcaagtttgactttcttggtgatttacccacttttcacataggtatggcctttgaacttaggagataagaaaaatttattgcttcagcagtactctcagaatgcttacGGTTTCTTTTACAGTTCTTGCGACTGCAGGGCAAGAGGCAGCGTGGGAAGGAGGAGataaacctaaccctaaccctctcTAAGAGAGATTAATACAGACACATATGTTTTTTCCTACAGTTCTTGCAACTGCAGGGCAAGAGGTGGCATGAGAAGGAGGAGataaacctaaccctaaccctctcTAAGAGAGATTAATACAGACACATATGTTTTTTCCTACAGTTTTTGAGACTGCAGGGCAAGAGGCGGCGTGGGAAGGAGGAGAtaaacctaaccctaactctcTCTAAGAGATATTAATACAGACACATATGTTTTTTCCTACAGTTTTTGAGACTGCAGGGCAAGAGGCGGCGTGGGAAGGAGGAGataaacctaaccctaaccctctcTAAGAGATATTAATACAGACACATATGTTTTTTCCTACAGTTCTTGCAACTGCAGGGCAAGAGGCGGCGTGGGAAGGAGGAGataaacctaaccctaaccctctcTAAGAGAGATTAATACAGACACGTTTTTTCCTACAGTTTTTGAGACTGCAGGGCAAGAGGCGGCGTGGGAAGGAGGAGATAAACCTGGTGGACGCGAATATGGACGACTTCGTGAGCAGCAGCAACATTGAGCTGACGAAGGGCCTCACCGAGGAGTCCCAGCAGACCTCACACCGACGCAGCAAAGACAACAACCCCACACACGTCCAGAAGAGAAAACACCAGATAACGTACCTCGCATTTCAGGTACTTTTACTATCATTTTCGTTCTGTCGGTTTTGTTCTGAAGTACAGTGTAACTCCTcgaaaccggacaccctcgggaccaagtaaaatgtccagttttaagaggtatctggtttagagaggttctcttctgtacagatatttaaaaagggaccatgaaaaattaattctggtttactgagggtctggttttgagaggtttcactgtatgtaaaaatgcatataatCATGGATTTATCCAGGAGTTTTCGCCATGGTCCCATGTCTGATCGGATTgtgaaaattttattataattgggATATTTTTTCAGGTCACCGAATGATGCAATACACTACTGTTAAAAGTAATTTAGTAGAACagacaattaaatatatatacatgtatattgggaatttttagcaTAGATTTTTGATGCTACTTTATTTGGGATGGGGACTTTGTTTGGACCCACTAAATACCTAGATAAATTcctaataatatacaatatttatgtaCTTCGTAGTCAAATATAGGATATAAACCCTGTTAATAACctgttggtatatcaaaggccgtggtatgtgctatcctgtttgtcggatggtgcatataaaagatggaaaaatatagctggtttcctctatgtctgtgtcaaaatgaccatatgtttgatatccaatagccgataattaataaatcaatgtgatctagtggagtcgttaaacaaaacaaacttctttcttcTATTAATAAcctataaatttataaacagcTACAAgaagtcatatttatttattacttacatgtttctgccagaaagtaatttttgggtatggcactatggtattgaatgcaaccacagtcaacggggGGAATTGGAGGGCCTTCCCCAGAAAAAAAGTGTTACGTTTAGGTTTAGAgtaaagaaaatcatacagtcaTGATAGGAGTGATTAATTTTAATGTGGGTATGGTGCGATATGCATTTTATCCTCTGGAAGAAACCCTGCACATATAATTTTACAGAGTTGTTTTTTGCAGTAcctcaaattttgtgtatagttttatcatatagTTGTATATCAAGTcgacagagttatggctcttgaatgtaggagatgtgaaaatttacTGAACCAGATAGAGGCGTATTGCTTCAATAATACTCTGAAAATgcttgtattatattttcactGTTGGTAAATTGTTACATCTAAGCCTCAGTTGTCGAGGGACATCTGACAATCATGTTCCAGTAATATTCCAGTGAATGAAACTTCAATAAGATTCCCTTAACTTCaatcttaaaacaaaactatcatCTAGGCTAATATGCAGTATTTAGATTTACTATATGTAGACATCTGACAATCATGTTCCTGTAATATTCCAGTGAATGAAACTTCAATAAGATTCCCTTAACTTCaatcttaaaacaaaactatcatCTAGGCTAATATGCAGTATTTAGAtttactatatgtatacatctGACAATCATGTTCCTGTAATATTCCAGTGAATGAAACTTCAATAAGATTCCCTTAACTTCaatcttaaaacaaaactatcatCTAGGCTAATATGCAGTATTTAGAtttactatatgtatacatctGACAATCATGTTCCTGTAATATTCCAGTGAATGAAACTTCAATAAGATTCCCTTAACTTCaatcttaaaacaaaactatcatCTAGGCTAATATGCAGTATTTAGATTTACTATATGTAGACATCTGACAATCATGTTCCTGTAATATTCCAGTGAATGAAACTTCAATAAGATTCCCTTAACTTCaatcttaaaacaaaactatcatCTAGGCTAATATGCAGTATTTAGAtttactatatgtatacatctGACAATCATGTTCCTGTAATATTCCAGTGAATGAAACTTCAATAAGATTCCCTTAACTTCaatcttaaaacaaaactatcatCTAGGCTAATATGCAGTATGTAGAtttactatatgtatacatctGACAATCATGTTCCTTTAATATTCCAGTGAATGAAACTTCAATAAGATTCCCTTAACTTCaatcttaaaacaaaactatcatCTAGGCTAATATGCAGTATTTAGAtttactatatgtatacatctGACAATCATGTTCCTGTAATATTCCAGTGAATGAAACTTCAATAAGATTCCCTTAACTTCaatcttaaaacaaaactatcatCTAGGCTAATATGCAGTATTTAGAtttactatatgtatacatctGACAATCATGTTCCTGTAATATTCCAGTGAATGAACTTCAATAAGATTCCCTTAACTTCaatcttaaaacaaaactatcatCTAGGCTAATATGCAGTATTTAGAtttactatatgtatacatctGACAATCATGTTCCTGTAATATTCCAGTGAATGAAACTTCAATAAGATTCCCTTAACTTCaatcttaaaacaaaactatcatCTAGGCTAATATGCAGTATTTAGAtttactatatgtatacatctGACAATCATGTTCCTGTAATATTCCAGTGAATGAAACTTCAATAAGATTCCCTTAACTTCaatcttaaaacaaaactatcatCTAGGCTAATATGCAGTATTTAGAtttactatatgtatacatctGACAATCATGTTCCTGTAATATTCCAGTGAATGAAACTTCAATAAGATTCCCTTAACTTCaatcttaaaacaaaactatcatCTAGGCTAATATGCAGTATGTAGAtttactatatgtatacatctGACAATCATGTTCCTGTAATATTCCAGTGAATGAAACTTCAATAAGATTCCCTTAACTTCaatcttaaaacaaaactatcatCTAGGCTAATATGCAGTATTTAGAtttactatatgtatacatctGACAATCATGTTCCTGTAATATTCCAGTGAATGAAACTTCAATAAGATTCCCTTAACTTCaatcttaaaacaaaactatcatCTAGGCTAATATGCAGTATTTAGAtttactatatgtatacatgtatgttcgcACCTCTGAAATTATGATttccgtctgtgggaaagtgcatataaaagatcccttcctgcattaggataaatgtagcgggttttctctgttgactacgagtcagaattaccaaatgtttgacatccaatagccgatgattaattaaccaatgtgttctactggtgttgttaaacaaacaaaaaaactgaaattatgAATTGTTAATTTTAGTCTTCTTTTTTCCAATTTAATTTTAGGCGAAGGAGAGAGAGTTAGAACTGAAAAACACCTGGGCAGAGAATCGACTGACTAAGAGACAGACTCAAGCCAAATACGGCTTCTGATCCACTGTCAGATTTATACCGAGCGTCTCGGCCAATACAACAAATCATCAACTTGAGACGCCCAGCCACAACTTTGTGTTTTACTTCTAAACCAGGGCACAGAAATTCAAGTGCTTGTTTAACCTGAATTCCTATTATCTGTTGGCAGTAACCAACAATAGTTCAGTTAATTGAATTATGTAATATGCATTTATGCACAAGGAGTTGCTTTTAAAAACTTAATGGTGCATTTAATAACTCATCATTGCTGCTGTTGTTTTGAAATGTGAGTAACCAGCATTCAAACTGAGCGATTGTTTTCATGAAATGTTGTGTCCctttataatgaaatacaagatGTGCTAGCTGTACATGTGTGGACATAATTCTACTGTTTGAGATGCAAACATTTCAGACAGTTGAGTGTTTCTGGctgtgttattattatcatattgtCAGTTCTTAATGAATAGCCAGATAGCAAATAATAACATGAACATCAGACTAGTAACACCTTGGTGTGATATCAAAGTACACAACTGTTAGtttcgttgttttgttgttgcatAATGGTGTcatctgtttgtttatttccaggATGACATGGTAGGTTTTTGAGTGGGTGTTTGTGTTTAGGGCACCAGTCGAGTGCCTATATGTTAATACAGGCCGCGATGGCATACTGGTTAAGTTGTCAGTGCTAAAGCTGGGTTGTGTGTTTGGGACACCAGTCACTGTGGCTATATGTTGATACAGGCCTCGATGGCATACTGGTTAAGTTGTCAGTGCTAAAGCTGGGATGTGTGTTTAGGACACCAGTCACTGTGGCTATATGTTAATACAGGCCGCGATGGCATACTGGTTAAGTTGTCAGTGTTAAAGCTGGGATGTGTGTTTAGGACACCAGTCACTGTGGCCATATGTTGATACAGGCTGCGATGGCATACTGGTTAAGTTGTCAGTGTTAAAGCTGGGTTGTGTGTTTGGGACACCCAGTCACTGGCTATATGTTGATACAGGCCTCGATGGCATACTGGTTAAGTTGTCAGTGCTAAAGCTGGGATGTGTGGTTAGGACACCAGTCACTGTGGCTATATGTTGAACAGGCCGTGATGGCATACTGGTTAAGTTGTCAGTGCTAAAGCTGGGATGTAATCCAGATATATAcatcccacccagagtgaatttTAACAACTCGGTGGGGAGGTGTAAAACCA encodes:
- the LOC121385430 gene encoding proline-rich protein PRCC-like isoform X2, producing MSLVAYNSSDESQSSDDDAESQAVKSQPGALTGRISDENEIASAPTSNPDKTDRPVGDFQPHNNNLSAVTSLKDLPAPACSQIPAEEDELEEDVQPKVSQISDAPKPPQKRAKQPARISIPAVQYSSDEDEDEPAKKKKKTATGKSGLFSLLPEPVHAAKKESNRILIPHTLSKKPQQKPDTVLPPVPQAKPEVKEVITDAPVTAAATSTAPHKYTTQFQAITGYYSDSDDEEDEEEGSSGNFFSLASKSVRSGPVASDRLPSLASASEESCVVSGTDNSTKDSVQEAVTESNVVPLQGNTIDDDELGKAGESGVTLTSTSTDPDGPLDFKPSVNQDAPLSFKSSLNAPVAYGLAGPFRAKPGPAYYSMHETTLSQELPSATYGQSHDQEEASELNQKEIAQYMEDEQFLRLQGKRRRGKEEINLTLTLSKRY
- the LOC121385430 gene encoding proline-rich protein PRCC-like isoform X1 — its product is MSLVAYNSSDESQSSDDDAESQAVKSQPGALTGRISDENEIASAPTSNPDKTDRPVGDFQPHNNNLSAVTSLKDLPAPACSQIPAEEDELEEDVQPKVSQISDAPKPPQKRAKQPARISIPAVQYSSDEDEDEPAKKKKKTATGKSGLFSLLPEPVHAAKKESNRILIPHTLSKKPQQKPDTVLPPVPQAKPEVKEVITDAPVTAAATSTAPHKYTTQFQAITGYYSDSDDEEDEEEGSSGNFFSLASKSVRSGPVASDRLPSLASASEESCVVSGTDNSTKDSVQEAVTESNVVPLQGNTIDDDELGKAGESGVTLTSTSTDPDGPLDFKPSVNQDAPLSFKSSLNAPVAYGLAGPFRAKPGPAYYSMHETTLSQELPSATYGQSHDQEEASELNQKEIAQYMEDEQFLRLQGKRRRGKEEINLVDANMDDFVSSSNIELTKGLTEESQQTSHRRSKDNNPTHVQKRKHQITYLAFQAKERELELKNTWAENRLTKRQTQAKYGF